The Haloplanus salinarum genome includes a region encoding these proteins:
- a CDS encoding TrmB family transcriptional regulator — protein MATLRDLGLSEYESRTYRELLDQGPTTAKELSASSDVPMGRIYDVLNDLEGNGLVRSQAASRPKKYVAVEPDAALDRLVEARKRELDQQAERYEAVADDLIDDLDAADSVQGQFWTAAVGADETVELFLERLSAADEQIHYVVGLPSPQIDLGTVGQQVLEAFEAALDRGVTVQVLVHPELIETVPEELNERFETRLGDYDRYEIRGSPSIDGTFTLIDGEEVCIEVPNPLDSSEVFAMIDFKDATFADDVRTVFEEQWAESTPVQRP, from the coding sequence ATGGCGACGCTCCGAGATCTCGGCCTCTCCGAGTACGAATCGCGGACCTATCGCGAACTCCTCGATCAGGGGCCGACAACGGCAAAAGAGTTGTCGGCTTCCAGCGACGTGCCGATGGGCCGGATCTACGACGTGTTGAACGATCTGGAGGGTAACGGCCTCGTCCGCAGTCAGGCGGCCAGTCGGCCCAAGAAGTACGTCGCCGTCGAACCCGACGCCGCACTGGACCGCCTGGTCGAGGCCCGGAAGCGGGAACTCGACCAGCAGGCCGAGCGATACGAGGCCGTGGCCGACGACCTGATCGACGACCTCGACGCGGCCGACTCCGTCCAGGGGCAGTTCTGGACCGCGGCGGTCGGCGCCGACGAGACGGTCGAACTGTTCCTCGAACGCCTCTCGGCGGCCGACGAGCAGATCCACTACGTCGTCGGTCTCCCCTCCCCACAGATCGACCTCGGAACGGTCGGCCAGCAGGTCCTCGAGGCGTTCGAGGCGGCGCTCGACCGCGGGGTCACCGTGCAGGTGCTCGTCCACCCGGAGTTGATCGAGACCGTCCCCGAGGAACTCAACGAGCGCTTCGAGACCCGACTCGGCGACTACGACCGCTACGAGATCCGGGGGTCGCCGAGCATCGACGGGACGTTCACGCTGATCGACGGCGAGGAGGTGTGCATCGAGGTGCCGAACCCGCTCGATTCGAGCGAGGTGTTCGCCATGATCGACTTCAAAGACGCCACCTTCGCGGACGACGTGCGGACCGTCTTCGAGGAACAGTGGGCGGAGTCGACCCCGGTGCAGCGGCCGTGA
- a CDS encoding DUF255 domain-containing protein — protein MTDGTRVEWREWDEAAFDEARRRGAPVLLALTATWCGECHEMDARTYAEPRIAANLNDGFVPVRVDVDRQPRVRERYNVGGFPSTVFCTPDGERIASAGFLGPDGMRDVLDRVRERWDTSGADAGRIPRSLRDDRPPRGPVTDRIEEHLAGQVDGAFDEEFGGWGDAPKFPLPRTVEFALKRDRAKARQTLDAITRGLFDEDAGGFFRYARTRDWGDPDRAKLLADNAALVRAFAHAYCYTGEDAYRRPADRTVEYLIDALWNGSAFGGSQAPTEAGDDTGPRTDLTAFADSNALAVDALLTLAAYTDAERPREYARRTFSTLRSELVDDGVVRHYAAPDAPTLVLADQAWTVAAATRAVQVLGDEDALDLARRVADRAIESLFDDGVFRDGPAEGPGLLDRAFHPLDGNVEMADALLDLATLTGEERYREVARDAVGAFAGAWDRLGVQVAGYGAVAARLGREGLSIRVATDPGSDLHRAALRVADHEAVVRPRAPDPDPGTARVTVGDRSRTVRAPADLAAAVADLAAE, from the coding sequence ATGACCGACGGGACACGCGTCGAGTGGCGCGAGTGGGACGAGGCCGCCTTCGACGAAGCTCGCCGCCGCGGTGCGCCCGTGTTGCTCGCGCTGACGGCGACCTGGTGTGGGGAGTGTCACGAGATGGACGCCCGGACGTACGCCGAACCGCGCATCGCGGCCAACCTGAACGACGGGTTCGTGCCCGTCCGCGTCGACGTGGACCGCCAGCCCCGGGTCCGCGAGCGCTACAACGTCGGCGGCTTCCCGTCGACGGTGTTCTGTACGCCCGACGGCGAGCGGATCGCGAGCGCCGGCTTCCTCGGCCCGGACGGGATGCGCGACGTCCTCGACCGGGTGCGCGAGCGCTGGGACACGAGCGGTGCCGACGCGGGGCGCATCCCCCGGAGCCTGCGCGACGACCGGCCACCGCGGGGGCCCGTGACCGACCGCATCGAGGAACACCTCGCCGGCCAGGTCGACGGCGCCTTCGACGAAGAGTTCGGCGGCTGGGGCGACGCCCCGAAGTTCCCCCTGCCCCGGACCGTCGAGTTCGCCCTCAAGCGTGACCGGGCGAAGGCCCGCCAGACCCTCGACGCCATCACCCGCGGGCTCTTCGACGAGGATGCGGGCGGCTTCTTCCGCTACGCCCGGACCCGGGACTGGGGGGATCCCGACCGGGCGAAACTCCTCGCCGACAACGCCGCGCTGGTGCGGGCGTTCGCCCACGCGTACTGTTACACGGGCGAGGACGCGTACCGACGGCCCGCGGACCGGACCGTCGAGTACCTGATCGACGCTCTGTGGAACGGGTCGGCGTTCGGCGGGAGTCAGGCCCCGACCGAGGCGGGCGACGACACCGGCCCGCGAACGGATCTGACCGCCTTCGCCGACTCGAACGCCCTCGCGGTCGACGCCCTGCTCACCCTCGCCGCGTACACCGACGCCGAGCGTCCCCGGGAGTACGCGCGGCGGACGTTCTCGACGCTCCGGTCGGAGCTGGTCGACGACGGCGTCGTGCGACATTACGCGGCCCCCGACGCGCCGACGCTCGTCCTCGCGGATCAGGCGTGGACCGTCGCCGCGGCTACCCGCGCGGTTCAGGTGCTCGGGGACGAGGACGCCCTCGATCTGGCCCGCCGGGTCGCCGACCGGGCCATCGAGTCGCTGTTCGACGACGGCGTGTTCCGCGACGGGCCGGCCGAGGGGCCGGGACTGCTCGACCGGGCCTTCCACCCCCTCGACGGCAACGTCGAGATGGCCGACGCGCTCCTGGACCTGGCGACCCTGACCGGCGAGGAGCGATACCGCGAGGTGGCACGCGACGCCGTCGGCGCCTTCGCGGGCGCCTGGGACCGACTGGGCGTCCAGGTCGCCGGCTACGGCGCCGTCGCCGCCCGCCTCGGGCGCGAGGGGCTGTCGATCCGCGTGGCGACCGACCCGGGCAGCGACCTCCACCGGGCGGCCCTGCGGGTCGCCGACCACGAGGCGGTCGTCCGCCCGCGGGCGCCCGATCCGGACCCCGGCACGGCACGCGTGACCGTCGGCGACCGCTCCCGGACGGTCCGAGCCCCGGCCGACCTCGCCGCGGCCGTTGCCGACCTCGCCGCGGAGTAA
- a CDS encoding FxsA family protein, with translation MRLRWVFVLLLLVPLTDALLLVVVADAVGAPTTVALVVLTGLVGMLLVRAEGRHTVRRLQERVATGEVPTTELMDGGLLIAAGAFLLTPGLVTDAIGFLLGVPLTRAPIRALLERVVVRPYLERKSGGFVTGGVYTGGFPDDEDVYDVDRGSYRVDDE, from the coding sequence ATGCGCCTGCGCTGGGTGTTCGTGCTCCTGTTGCTCGTCCCCCTCACCGACGCCCTGTTGCTCGTCGTCGTCGCCGACGCCGTCGGCGCGCCGACGACCGTCGCGCTGGTCGTTCTCACCGGTCTCGTCGGGATGTTGCTGGTGCGCGCCGAAGGGCGGCACACCGTCCGCCGCCTCCAAGAGCGGGTCGCTACCGGCGAGGTGCCGACCACGGAACTCATGGACGGCGGCCTGCTGATCGCCGCGGGCGCGTTCCTGCTCACGCCGGGACTCGTCACCGACGCCATCGGCTTCCTGCTCGGCGTGCCGCTGACGCGGGCGCCGATCCGTGCCCTCCTCGAACGGGTCGTGGTACGGCCGTATCTGGAGCGCAAGAGCGGCGGGTTCGTCACCGGCGGCGTCTACACCGGCGGCTTCCCCGACGACGAGGACGTGTACGACGTCGACCGCGGGTCCTACCGCGTCGACGACGAGTGA
- a CDS encoding cobalamin-independent methionine synthase II family protein, producing MASDERIRTTHIGSLPRPPELLDLLEKRQDGAAVDSDEWAATVESATRDVVERQVAAGLDVVNNGEQPRVSFNWYVADRLSGIEGEREQELWADLQEFPDYAEETFETDVIDLSMHPVVTGAVEYTGREEAEAELAAFRDALSAVDADVEGTFMTAASPSVVTATHVDEYYDSYDEFLFAVADAMAEEYELVAESGMTLQIDAPELLTVGHTAAYADEPLETVKEATRLHVEALNEALSNVPSDQVRLHTCWGSYEGPHHLDTDLAEMLPELYEADISGLSVEQANPRHQHEYRAFAEHPLPDGWTLLPGVVDVKTNIVDHPRTVADRLERVAEAVDDSTPLVAAPDCGFGTQAGLGMVDPEIAWAKLEALVEGAEIATERLY from the coding sequence ATGGCGAGCGACGAGCGAATCCGCACGACACACATCGGAAGCCTGCCCCGTCCGCCGGAACTGCTCGACCTGCTCGAGAAGCGCCAGGACGGCGCGGCGGTCGACTCCGACGAGTGGGCGGCGACCGTCGAGTCGGCCACGCGCGACGTCGTCGAGCGCCAGGTCGCGGCCGGCCTCGACGTCGTCAACAACGGCGAACAGCCCCGCGTCTCGTTCAACTGGTACGTCGCGGACCGGCTCAGCGGCATCGAGGGCGAACGCGAACAGGAACTCTGGGCGGACCTCCAGGAGTTCCCGGACTACGCCGAGGAGACGTTCGAGACCGACGTCATCGACCTGTCGATGCATCCGGTCGTGACGGGGGCAGTCGAGTACACCGGGCGCGAGGAAGCCGAGGCCGAACTCGCGGCGTTCCGCGACGCGCTGTCGGCCGTCGATGCCGACGTCGAGGGGACGTTCATGACCGCGGCGTCACCCAGCGTCGTCACGGCCACGCACGTCGACGAGTACTACGACTCCTACGACGAGTTCCTCTTCGCCGTCGCGGACGCGATGGCCGAGGAGTACGAACTCGTCGCCGAGAGCGGCATGACACTCCAGATCGACGCCCCGGAACTCCTCACCGTCGGCCACACCGCGGCCTACGCCGACGAACCCCTCGAGACGGTCAAGGAGGCGACGCGTCTCCACGTCGAGGCGCTCAACGAGGCGCTGTCGAACGTCCCGAGCGACCAGGTTCGGCTCCACACCTGCTGGGGGAGTTACGAGGGACCCCACCACCTCGATACGGATCTGGCCGAGATGCTGCCGGAGCTCTACGAGGCCGACATCTCGGGGCTCAGCGTCGAACAGGCCAACCCGCGTCACCAACACGAGTACCGCGCGTTCGCCGAACACCCGCTGCCGGACGGCTGGACGCTCCTGCCGGGCGTCGTCGACGTGAAGACGAACATCGTCGATCACCCACGGACCGTCGCCGACCGCTTGGAGCGGGTCGCCGAAGCGGTCGACGATTCGACGCCGCTGGTCGCCGCGCCGGACTGCGGGTTCGGCACGCAGGCCGGCCTCGGCATGGTCGATCCCGAAATCGCGTGGGCGAAACTGGAGGCACTCGTCGAGGGCGCCGAAATCGCGACCGAACGTCTCTACTGA
- a CDS encoding translation initiation factor IF-2 subunit beta: MDYDDSLDRALTETPEITDSVDRFQVPDPEVRPEGNVTIYENFAETHDRLNRERDHLLKFFQSELGTSASIDDRGRARFTGDFKQSRVSDALDEYVETFVTCSECGSPDTRLVEERGATVLKCDACGALSAVSEI, translated from the coding sequence ATGGACTACGACGACAGTCTCGATCGGGCGCTGACCGAGACGCCGGAAATAACCGACTCCGTCGACCGGTTTCAGGTTCCCGACCCGGAGGTTCGTCCGGAGGGGAACGTGACCATCTACGAGAACTTCGCCGAGACGCACGACCGGCTGAACCGGGAGCGGGACCACCTGCTCAAGTTCTTCCAGTCGGAGCTGGGGACGAGCGCCAGCATCGACGACCGGGGTCGCGCCCGGTTCACCGGCGATTTCAAGCAGTCCCGCGTGAGCGACGCCCTCGACGAGTACGTCGAGACGTTCGTGACCTGTTCCGAGTGTGGCTCGCCCGACACGCGACTGGTCGAGGAACGCGGTGCGACGGTGCTGAAGTGTGACGCCTGCGGTGCGCTCTCCGCCGTCTCGGAGATCTGA
- a CDS encoding DUF7344 domain-containing protein gives MRLGGVLRSAALGGRRRHPRSGVHATPCARRHDDTDAESGRRPVSIDRILHVLRNQRRRRVLVYLSSNSATTRSDLAEHVAALENGVSVADLTTTQRKRVYVSLHRSHHPTFDEAGALVYDSDRGAVESTPQTAVFLTYLDRVRAPLDAPSRRRHHVPTSRVGPETF, from the coding sequence ATGCGTCTCGGCGGGGTTCTCCGGTCCGCGGCGCTCGGCGGCCGCCGCCGTCACCCACGGTCGGGGGTACACGCCACACCATGCGCTCGAAGACACGACGACACGGACGCGGAGTCGGGGCGACGACCCGTCTCGATCGATCGAATCCTGCACGTCCTCCGAAACCAGCGGCGGCGACGGGTCCTCGTCTATCTGTCGTCGAACTCGGCGACGACGCGGAGTGACCTCGCCGAACACGTCGCTGCCTTGGAGAACGGCGTGTCGGTCGCGGACCTGACGACCACACAGCGCAAGCGTGTGTACGTCTCCCTCCACCGGTCGCACCACCCGACCTTCGACGAGGCCGGCGCGCTCGTCTACGACTCGGATCGGGGGGCCGTCGAGTCGACGCCACAGACCGCGGTGTTTCTCACCTATCTCGACCGCGTCCGGGCCCCGCTCGACGCGCCGTCCCGTCGCCGCCACCACGTTCCGACCTCCCGCGTGGGTCCTGAAACGTTTTAG
- a CDS encoding UPF0058 family protein — MKKQELIHLHGLLAEVEKQCAAWHDGEIDLTAYEEMGVRPTSIHKSKTDHKAAVFKLANGITSSLDTSEERVAPHAD, encoded by the coding sequence ATGAAAAAGCAGGAGCTCATTCACCTGCACGGCCTTCTGGCCGAGGTAGAGAAACAGTGTGCGGCGTGGCATGACGGCGAAATCGACCTGACGGCGTACGAGGAGATGGGGGTACGACCCACATCCATCCACAAGTCGAAGACCGACCACAAGGCGGCCGTTTTCAAGCTGGCCAACGGCATCACTTCGTCCCTGGACACGTCCGAGGAGCGCGTCGCTCCGCACGCGGACTGA
- a CDS encoding DUF555 domain-containing protein, translating to MDCRVVVEAAVPVYDVETPDEAIRIAIAKTGEMLNPDLNYVEIEMGSRTSPSGEELPPAFIAADEALVALELEMMVFNVEQEEHASRIARKEIGQRLENVPLSVLSVEPTADDEDESESGGDESESEASTDEDDEDLIPEFEELVDE from the coding sequence ATGGACTGTCGAGTCGTCGTCGAGGCAGCGGTCCCGGTGTACGACGTAGAGACCCCGGACGAGGCGATCCGGATCGCCATCGCCAAGACCGGCGAGATGCTGAACCCGGACCTCAACTACGTGGAGATCGAGATGGGGTCGCGGACCTCGCCGTCGGGCGAGGAACTCCCCCCGGCGTTCATCGCCGCCGACGAGGCACTCGTCGCCCTCGAACTCGAGATGATGGTGTTCAACGTCGAACAGGAGGAACACGCCTCGCGCATCGCACGCAAGGAGATCGGCCAGCGACTGGAGAACGTCCCGCTGTCGGTCCTGTCGGTCGAGCCGACGGCGGACGACGAGGACGAAAGCGAGAGCGGCGGGGACGAAAGCGAGAGCGAGGCGTCGACCGACGAGGACGACGAGGACCTCATCCCCGAGTTCGAGGAACTCGTCGACGAGTGA
- a CDS encoding ArsR/SmtB family transcription factor translates to MPHGTERLRRYLADELGECRDEDVERRLDELGTLEATLGTARVDAELDVLSALANGTRYTLVRVLVAAGEELCVCELHAVVDVSESGLSHALSTLVDAGLVEGRKDGRWKKYRATNRAVALVTLLDGSVDDE, encoded by the coding sequence ATGCCCCACGGGACGGAACGGCTCCGACGATATCTGGCGGACGAACTCGGGGAGTGTCGCGACGAGGACGTGGAGCGACGGCTCGACGAACTGGGAACGCTCGAGGCGACGCTCGGGACGGCGCGGGTCGACGCCGAACTCGACGTGCTCTCGGCGCTCGCCAACGGGACGCGCTACACGCTCGTCCGGGTGCTCGTCGCCGCGGGCGAGGAGCTCTGTGTCTGTGAGTTACACGCCGTCGTCGACGTGAGCGAGAGCGGGCTCAGCCACGCCCTCTCGACGCTGGTCGACGCCGGCCTGGTCGAGGGTCGAAAGGACGGCCGCTGGAAGAAATACCGGGCGACCAACCGCGCCGTGGCGCTGGTGACGCTGCTCGACGGGAGCGTCGACGATGAGTAA
- the arsB gene encoding ACR3 family arsenite efflux transporter yields MSNAHEHGPNCGCESCGDPRSMDFLDKYLTVWIFGAMAVGVGLGFVAPSVTGPIRDLHLVEIGLIVMMYPPLAKADYSQLRTVFANWRVLGLSLVQNWLIGPTLMFGLAVVFFGGVVPGLPARPEYFLGLVFIGMARCIAMVLVWNELAEGSTEYVTGLVAFNSLFQIVTYGVYVWFFGLVVPPLLGMESLVAGITAFDVSPAQVFEAIAVFLGIPFAAGVLTRYVGTRRKGDEWYDEEFVPRIDPLTLVALLFTVVVMFATQGGNIVAAPGDVLLIAVPLTVYFVVMFLVSFGMGRGIGADYSTTTAIGFTAASNNFELAIAVAVAVFGVGSGVAFTTVVGPLIEVPVLLALVNVALYFQRRFDWGGDVDGMTTADPTPDD; encoded by the coding sequence ATGAGTAACGCACACGAACACGGGCCGAACTGCGGCTGTGAGAGCTGTGGCGATCCGCGTTCGATGGATTTCCTCGACAAATACCTCACCGTCTGGATCTTCGGCGCGATGGCCGTCGGCGTCGGCCTGGGTTTCGTCGCGCCGTCGGTGACGGGACCGATTCGGGACCTCCACCTCGTCGAGATCGGGCTCATCGTGATGATGTACCCGCCGCTGGCGAAGGCCGATTACTCGCAGCTCCGGACCGTCTTCGCCAACTGGCGCGTCCTCGGCTTGAGCCTCGTCCAGAACTGGCTGATCGGCCCGACCCTGATGTTCGGACTGGCGGTGGTGTTCTTCGGCGGGGTCGTTCCCGGCCTCCCGGCCCGACCGGAGTATTTCCTCGGCCTCGTGTTCATCGGGATGGCCCGGTGTATCGCGATGGTACTGGTCTGGAACGAACTCGCCGAGGGATCGACCGAGTACGTCACCGGCCTGGTGGCGTTCAACAGCCTGTTTCAGATCGTCACCTACGGCGTCTACGTCTGGTTTTTCGGCCTCGTGGTTCCCCCGTTACTGGGCATGGAGTCGCTCGTCGCGGGAATCACGGCCTTCGACGTCTCGCCGGCCCAGGTGTTCGAGGCCATCGCCGTCTTCCTCGGCATCCCCTTCGCCGCCGGCGTCCTGACGCGCTACGTCGGCACCCGTCGGAAGGGCGACGAGTGGTACGACGAGGAGTTCGTCCCGCGGATCGATCCGCTGACGCTCGTCGCGCTCCTCTTTACCGTCGTCGTGATGTTCGCCACCCAGGGTGGAAACATCGTCGCCGCGCCGGGCGACGTCCTGTTGATCGCCGTTCCGCTGACGGTCTACTTCGTCGTGATGTTCCTCGTGAGCTTCGGGATGGGTCGGGGCATCGGCGCGGACTACTCGACGACGACCGCCATCGGCTTCACCGCCGCCTCCAACAACTTCGAACTCGCCATCGCCGTCGCCGTCGCCGTCTTCGGCGTCGGCTCCGGCGTCGCCTTCACCACCGTCGTCGGGCCGCTCATCGAGGTGCCCGTCCTCCTCGCGCTGGTGAACGTCGCACTGTACTTCCAGCGGCGGTTCGACTGGGGCGGGGACGTCGACGGAATGACGACGGCGGACCCCACGCCCGACGATTAA
- a CDS encoding low molecular weight phosphatase family protein: MTDTNAAEPTRIAFVCVRNAGRSQMSAAFAERERDRRDLNVEILSGGTRPAESVHEGVIEAMAEVGLDLTDRTPREIGTAELRTCDYAATMGCSTLDVDAIRDDVDVRDWALADPGGADLDRVREIRDEIEGRVAALFDEVE, translated from the coding sequence ATGACCGACACCAACGCCGCCGAGCCGACCCGCATCGCCTTCGTCTGTGTCCGGAACGCCGGCCGCTCGCAGATGTCCGCCGCGTTCGCCGAACGGGAGCGCGACCGACGGGACCTGAACGTCGAGATACTGAGCGGCGGGACCCGTCCCGCCGAATCGGTCCACGAGGGAGTGATCGAGGCCATGGCCGAGGTGGGGCTCGACCTCACGGACCGGACACCGCGCGAGATCGGCACGGCCGAACTCCGGACCTGCGACTACGCCGCCACGATGGGCTGTTCGACGCTCGACGTGGACGCGATCCGCGACGACGTCGACGTCCGCGATTGGGCGCTCGCCGACCCCGGCGGAGCCGACCTCGACCGGGTGCGCGAGATCCGTGACGAGATCGAGGGCCGCGTCGCCGCGCTGTTCGACGAGGTCGAGTAG
- a CDS encoding DNA-3-methyladenine glycosylase family protein, with the protein MERGTIPLDSLDGPFDLQATVESGQSYLWTRPDGGMYERDDAHGGDAWYETVVPRLDAVGNEPAVVRVRQTDGRLEWESTTDAVPILTHLLRLDDDLDAILGATPDDPLLARAYERYRGMRLVRDPPFPCLISFICSAQMRVSRIHGMQRALAREYGDTLAVDGRTYHAFPTPAQLAARTEEELRELKLGYRAPYVRRTAAMVDDGEAAPAEARGRPYEEAREYLTRFVGVGEKVADCVLLFSLGYLEAVPLDTWIRSAIADHYPDCDRGSYAGTSRAIRERLGGEYAGYAQTYLFYYLRAGGE; encoded by the coding sequence ATGGAACGCGGCACCATCCCGCTCGATTCCCTCGACGGTCCCTTCGACCTGCAGGCGACCGTCGAGAGCGGCCAGAGCTACCTCTGGACCCGCCCGGACGGGGGAATGTACGAGCGGGACGACGCCCACGGCGGCGACGCGTGGTACGAGACGGTCGTCCCGCGGCTCGACGCCGTCGGCAACGAGCCGGCGGTCGTCCGGGTCCGCCAGACAGACGGGCGACTGGAGTGGGAGTCGACGACCGACGCCGTCCCGATCCTCACCCACCTGCTCCGCCTGGACGACGACCTCGACGCCATCCTCGGGGCCACTCCGGACGATCCACTGCTCGCCCGCGCGTACGAGAGGTATCGGGGAATGCGGCTGGTTCGCGACCCGCCCTTTCCCTGCCTGATCTCCTTCATCTGCTCGGCACAGATGCGGGTCTCGCGCATCCACGGTATGCAGCGGGCGCTCGCCCGCGAGTACGGCGACACGCTTGCCGTCGACGGCCGCACGTACCACGCCTTCCCGACGCCGGCCCAGCTGGCCGCCCGTACCGAGGAGGAACTTCGGGAGCTCAAACTCGGCTACCGAGCGCCCTACGTCCGGCGGACGGCGGCGATGGTCGACGACGGCGAGGCCGCGCCGGCGGAGGCCCGCGGTCGCCCCTACGAGGAGGCCCGCGAGTACCTCACGCGCTTCGTCGGCGTCGGCGAGAAGGTGGCCGACTGCGTGTTACTGTTCTCGCTGGGCTATCTGGAGGCGGTGCCGCTCGATACGTGGATCCGCTCGGCCATCGCCGATCACTACCCCGACTGCGACCGCGGCTCCTACGCCGGGACCTCCCGGGCGATCCGCGAGCGCCTCGGCGGCGAGTACGCCGGCTACGCCCAGACGTACCTGTTTTACTACCTCCGGGCCGGCGGGGAGTAA
- the thrS gene encoding threonine--tRNA ligase has product MSEIVVTLPDGSELSVAEGSTVEDVAYEIGPGLGRDTVAGVVDGDLVDKATPLEDGAELVIVTEDSDEYLRVLRHSAAHVFAQALQRLHPEAKLAIGPPTDDGFYYDVTNVDLDSEDLEAIEAEAEEIIAEDLPIEREERPRADVLETYDDNPYKRDILETEAAGEDPVSVYRQGEFADLCQGPHVESTGEIGAFKLLNISSAYWRGEEDNDTLTRVYGTAFADDEEMEAYLERRREAEERDHRKLGRELDIFSIDETTGPGLPLYHPNGKRILDELAAFARDLNLDAGYEPVETPHLFRTELWKKSGHYENYVDDMFLLDVNDEEYGLKPMNCPGHATIFDQQSWSYRDLPVRYFEDGKVYRKEQRGELSGLSRVWAFTIDDGHEFVRPDQIEDEVTLVMDNIVRVFETFGLDAEVALATRPEKSVGSDEIWERAESQLRAVLESRDIEYDVEAGDGAFYGPKIDFAFEDALGRDWDGPTVQLDFNMPERFDLTYTGEDNEDHRPVMIHRALYGSYERFLMVLIEHFDGKFPLWLAPEQVRILPVSDDNLGYAHRLANELDDFRVEIEDRSWTVGRKIQQAHSDRVPYMLIVGDDEESAGTVSVRDRKERERKDVDREAFAAHLRAERDEKRIGPDFLD; this is encoded by the coding sequence ATGAGCGAAATCGTAGTGACGCTTCCCGACGGGTCGGAGCTCTCCGTCGCGGAGGGGTCGACGGTGGAGGACGTCGCCTACGAGATCGGGCCGGGCCTCGGACGCGACACGGTCGCGGGCGTCGTCGACGGGGACCTCGTCGACAAGGCCACCCCACTCGAGGACGGCGCCGAGCTCGTCATCGTCACCGAGGACAGCGACGAGTATCTCCGAGTGTTGCGCCACTCGGCGGCGCACGTCTTCGCACAGGCCCTGCAACGGCTCCACCCCGAGGCCAAACTCGCCATCGGGCCGCCGACCGACGACGGCTTCTACTACGACGTGACGAACGTCGACCTCGACAGCGAGGACCTGGAGGCCATCGAGGCGGAGGCCGAGGAGATCATCGCCGAGGACCTGCCGATCGAACGGGAGGAGCGGCCGCGGGCGGACGTCCTCGAAACGTACGACGACAATCCGTACAAGCGGGATATCCTGGAGACCGAGGCCGCCGGCGAGGATCCCGTGAGCGTCTACCGACAGGGCGAGTTCGCGGACCTCTGTCAGGGGCCACACGTCGAGTCGACCGGCGAGATCGGCGCGTTCAAACTCCTGAACATCTCCTCGGCGTACTGGCGGGGTGAGGAGGACAACGACACGCTGACGCGGGTGTACGGGACGGCCTTCGCAGACGACGAGGAGATGGAGGCCTACCTCGAACGCCGCCGGGAGGCCGAGGAGCGCGACCACCGAAAGCTCGGCCGGGAGCTCGACATCTTCTCCATCGACGAGACGACGGGACCGGGACTGCCGCTCTATCATCCCAACGGCAAACGCATCCTCGACGAACTCGCGGCCTTCGCCCGCGACCTGAACCTCGATGCAGGGTACGAGCCCGTCGAGACGCCGCACCTCTTCCGGACGGAGCTCTGGAAGAAGTCGGGCCACTACGAGAACTACGTCGACGACATGTTCCTGCTGGACGTGAACGACGAGGAGTACGGCCTGAAGCCGATGAACTGTCCGGGCCACGCCACCATCTTCGACCAGCAGTCCTGGAGCTACCGGGACCTCCCCGTCCGCTACTTCGAGGACGGAAAGGTGTATCGCAAGGAACAGCGCGGCGAACTCTCGGGGCTCTCCCGCGTGTGGGCGTTCACCATCGACGACGGCCACGAGTTCGTCCGCCCGGACCAGATCGAGGACGAGGTGACGCTGGTGATGGACAACATCGTCCGCGTCTTCGAGACGTTCGGCCTCGACGCCGAGGTGGCGCTTGCCACCCGCCCGGAGAAGTCCGTCGGGAGCGACGAGATCTGGGAACGCGCCGAGTCCCAGCTCCGTGCGGTGCTCGAATCCCGCGACATCGAGTACGACGTCGAGGCGGGCGACGGGGCGTTCTACGGCCCGAAGATCGACTTCGCGTTCGAGGACGCCCTCGGTCGCGACTGGGACGGGCCGACCGTCCAACTCGACTTCAACATGCCCGAGCGCTTCGATCTCACCTACACCGGCGAGGACAACGAGGATCACCGCCCGGTGATGATCCACCGCGCGCTCTACGGCAGTTACGAGCGGTTCCTGATGGTGCTCATCGAACATTTCGACGGGAAGTTCCCCCTGTGGCTGGCACCCGAGCAGGTCCGCATCCTCCCCGTCAGCGACGACAACCTCGGCTACGCCCACCGACTCGCGAACGAACTCGACGACTTCCGGGTCGAGATCGAGGACCGGTCGTGGACGGTCGGCCGCAAGATCCAGCAGGCCCACAGCGACCGTGTCCCCTACATGCTCATCGTCGGCGACGACGAGGAGTCCGCGGGAACCGTCTCGGTCCGGGACCGAAAGGAACGGGAGCGCAAGGACGTCGACCGCGAGGCCTTCGCCGCCCACCTCCGGGCGGAACGGGACGAGAAGCGGATCGGACCGGACTTCCTGGACTAA